The Tubulanus polymorphus chromosome 1, tnTubPoly1.2, whole genome shotgun sequence genome contains a region encoding:
- the LOC141901760 gene encoding TOG array regulator of axonemal microtubules protein 1-like isoform X1 → MAGTRMQVCRPLAQQPTTTTRRYLPSVKDDALLVNSIVNGINYRDMEENMLIHQLSDVNYSNKAELLDNLRTSVRRNGGRLPISDQMSAFKAFSMALMDSGWEIRHKCVQLIHELIPQLGEDLDNLMAVLLPKLVPNLGDKTTAVRRAVIQTLHVYMKHTYSIYSVFHAIVQHGLESDVTRIKKQSVEALPMLFTPEFCHEDFFEIAQSLTRRLVDNSTGDNTLQDIALLSLEKIRELVGNDVFNSYINKLSPPLKSYYTKLTNQENGIGSDESHHHAVVPPQKANSTNYYEDDFFDQPSYRDYYSDNPDHSQHNHDHMYSSIDDRSSGGNAGIYYSLQSYEFGIVPSHIMNQLEDQENFRKRAQAVEELRNIVQDLRGTSALQPHILSFISFLNNLLDDSNFKITTVTLDIIALLVNKLSLAVKPHLKHVVTVLTKRMGDNKIVVRSAIMRVVMQLMHILSPKPVLTVICENLLHRNSRVRQETLNIVISSLLTFPSVDFDLPALCETIAPTLVDAKRQVRQAALESFAVLAQAMGAGKLGPLVQAVDNVELGYDGEGVMAAVQARLARRQLPRLNTDGLVDYATPAPTSATTRGATVAPQGADIDWIMAASGGMGSARSSVRSSESIELESVSGSARSTPVNVGPTPRRFYSAGRGKTKLPWEEEDERVSTSVDHPTTAPAHQSRDEPTQGPPLVPKNTWGNSDSPKSTRRSSRKQEKVDSSIDHPIPNTSSGTPNSYKQIYLSKIRRGSDGGKVKKTDRSDNPLTDRGLPLGVPSTPNKKILSIDDLGDNVNSFSNSYWPEDNAKPYRKILDPIQTPDSGLNSDWSEQGTDNKGENDVSPVPLKPTLVRSSSSRRAKVPPIRGSPTAKGEDDSAYSPSIRSSRNFNSTEKPHEEIDTALKQIRNSASKKRAEKLFEKLEKQNSKTSDLGSPSSSPPPLPSPQKNTARKSESVKKNEPSTERKPQPRVSNPQERDTSSLKTDYSALSGATFRENPNSDVKIVGRGFNDELSSPDNKSSTDINRSVPVKESSNNSKAREKRRVQKGTILSPLGVVSTQSRNSSSIAAEVHDDDRLNVKQSQSKDQFNIVGRGMFDTQSNASASMANLNGDRGERRSKSDNTAPLSGVVGIKVKQDSFEDQDPDSDEDVLDMAMSRTLRESLAKKKQQKEEAELLQQQKWELEQEERRQKLEEQRKLVEEERKKAKERQQSRLRRLSGSSSRELGLEPNPLDLSISGNSSQQQTTPSPSSRGSDGKPPAPTPRKRQSSVQPGHSTVSPQSTSRQLSMESDSQEELKPFKKPEEALRDAQRFIQQEDWETKCSAMNNIRRLAVYHPNVLTQSLHAVVVALTAEVKNLRSQVSRLAITTFAELFSCLKKAMDSDLDNVTKILLAKSGDSNSFIREDVEKALKAMVDNVTPQRALSALINGGASHKNVAVRRTTAQVLCEIIEKMGPGRILSGIKDVTDRVLPTTGQFITDGSPETRYYGRRIFYMLMSHQDFNKMLNKHVQGPTLRNVQDVIENLRTKGLGDKPVDSTSARSRRSGQGTRSGSLSRGSSASSGIDGLASAGHRPKRTDDATLEEIKEMNGQLSANDWKDRYKGIQRMLDMVENNTDVVGNNIVKIYDRFMPRLQDSNSKVNLFALQTQLQLIPLLKDYLPQVINMLIPNVANNLSSKNKDIYTTAVEILDGLVEYMDGSVLLSPFVNLATQGNPRIKPDMVEKVSYLVPRVYSRKQKHVVNHVFPLVWSLLGSATGSGAVHGATGNIHKATAKLVNSLYAQMGQSFLDHASSNPNITGRNLKQLQDMIDNPP, encoded by the exons ATGGCGGGGACTCGAATGCAAGTGTGCCGACCACTGGCTCAACAACCAACCACCACGACGAGAAGATATCTACCTAGCGTTAAAGATGACGCTTTGCTCGTAAACTCCATTGTGAACGGTATTAATTACAGAGACATGGAAGAGAATATGTTGATCCACCAGTTATCCGACGTAAACTACAGTAACAAAGCCGAACTTCTCGACAATCTGAGAACGAGCGTCCGTCGAAATGGCGGACGTCTACCGATCTCCGATCAGATGTCCGCGTTTAAAGCGTTCTCGATGGCGCTCATGGACAGCGGTTGGGAAATTCGTCACAAGTGCGTACAACTGATTCACGAATTGATACCTCAGTTAGGCGAGGATTTAGATAACCTGATGGCCGTACTGCTGCCGAAACTCGTACCGAATCTCGGCGATAAAACGACGGCGGTTCGACGAGCCGTGATTCAAACGCTACACGTTTATATGAAACATACATACAGTATATACAGCGTGTTTCACGCGATCGTTCAACACGGACTGGAGAGCGACGTTACTCGTATTAAGAAACAATCGGTCGAAGCGCTTCCTATGTTGTTCACCCCTGAATTTTGCCACGAAGACTTTTTCGAAATTGCTCAGTCATTAACGCGACGTTTGGTCGACAATTCGACGGGCGATAACACGCTGCAGGACATCGCGTTGTTGTCGTTGGAGAAAATCCGCGAATTAGTCGGCAACGACGTGTTTAATTCGTACATTAATAAACTTTCGCCGCCGTTAAAAAGTTATTACACGAAATTAACGAATCAGGAAAACGGAATCGGCAGCGATGAATCGCACCATCACGCGGTCGTGCCACCGCAGAAAGCGAACAGCACAAATTACTACGAAGATGATTTCTTCGATCAGCCGTCCTATAGAGATTATTATTCCGATAATCCCGATCATTCGCAGCATAATCACGATCATATGTATTCGTCTATCGACGACCGAAGCAGCGGCGGCAACGCGGGAATCTATTATTCGTTACAGTCGTACGAATTCGGTATCGTGCCTAGTCACATCATGAATCAACTTGAGGACCAAGAGAACTTTCGTAAACGCGCTCAAGCGGTTGAAGAACTGCGCAACATCGTTCAAGACCTCCGAGGAACGAGCGCTCTTCAGCCGCATATTCTATCGTTCATTAGCTTTCTAAATAACTTATTGGATGattcgaatttcaaaataacgacCGTTACGTTAGATATAATCGCGTTGCTCGTGAATAAGTTGAGTTTGGCCGTGAAGCCGCACTTGAAACACGTCGTAACCGTTTTAACGAAACGTATGGGTGATAATAAAATAGTAGTCAGATCGGCGATTATGCGAGTTGTGATGCAACTCATGCATATTTTATCTCCGAAGCCAGTACTAACTGTGATATGTGAAAATTTGTTACATCGAAATTCTCGGGTGCGCCAGGAAACGTTGAATATCGTGATCTCGTCTTTGTTGACGTTTCCGAGCGTCGATTTCGATTTGCCGGCTCTTTGCGAGACGATCGCGCCGACTCTGGTCGACGCGAAACGTCAAGTTCGACAAGCCGCTTTAGAATCTTTTGCCGTTTTAGCTCAAGCGATGGGAGCCGGTAAACTGGGACCGTTGGTTCAAGCGGTGGATAACGTCGAGTTGGGATACGACGGAGAAGGCGTCATGGCCGCAGTTCAAGCTCGATTGGCGCGCAGACAACTACCGCGCCTGAATACGGACGGACTGGTCGATTACGCGACTCCTGCTCCTACCTCGGCGACTACTCGTGGTGCTACCGTCGCTCCTCAAGGAGCCGATATTGATTGGATAATGGCCGCGTCGGGAGGTATGGGATCGGCCCGTTCGTCCGTACGGTCCAGTGAAAGTATCGAATTGGAATCTGTGTCAGGATCGGCGAGGTCGACCCCGGTGAACGTCGGCCCGACTCCTCGTCGGTTTTACAGCGCTGGTCGCGGTAAAACTAAGTTACCGTGGGAGGAAGAGGACGAACGCGTATCGACGTCGGTTGATCATCCAACCACTGCCCCGGCTCATCAG TCTCGTGATGAACCTACTCAAGGCCCACCTCTGGTTCCGAAAAACACTTGGGGAAACTCTGATAGTCCTAAGTCGACAAGACGTAGTTCTCGTAAACAGGAGAAAGTTGATTCCAGTATCGACCATCCAATACCGAATACATCGTCTGGAACACCTA ATTCTTATAAGCAAATATATTTGAGTAAAATAAGAAGAGGCTCAGATGGTGGAAAAGTGAAGAAAACTGATCGCAGTGATAATCCATTAACTGATAGAG GTCTACCTCTCGGAGTTCCATCAACGCCTAACAAGAAAATACTTTCAATCGACGATCTCGGGGATAATGTAAATAGTTTCTCTAATTCGTATTGGCCGGAAGACAATGCTAAACCGTACAGAAAAATCCTCGATCCAATCCAGA CGCCTGACAGTGGATTAAACAGTGACTGGTCAGAACAAGGAACTGATAATAAAG GTGAAAATGACGTGTCGCCAGTGCCTTTGAAACCAACACTCGTGAGAAGTTCATCTTCTCGTCGGGCTAAAGTGCCGCCAATTCGTGGCAGTCCTACTGCTAAAGGCGAAGATGATAGTGCCTATTCACCTAGTATCAGAAGTTCAAGGAATTTCAACTCGACTGAAAAACCGCATGAAGAG ATCGATACTGCTTTAAAACAGATTCGCAATAGCGCGTCGAAGAAACGAGCTGAAAAACTATTCGAAAAATTGGAGAAACAGAATTCAAAGACCAGTGACTTGGGAAGTCCGTCTTCTTCCCCTCCGCCCTTGCCATCACCGCAGAAGAACACTGCTCGCAAATCAGAATCTGT tAAAAAGAATGAACCATCCACAGAACGTAAGCCTCAGCCACGTGTTTCAAATCCCCAGGAGCGGGATACTAGTTCACTGAAGACGGACTACAGCGCGTTAAGTGGTGCGACATTTCGCGAAAACCCCAATTCGGATGTTAAAATAGTCGGGCGTGGATTTAACGATGAGTTGTCGTCACCTGACAATAAATCATCTACAGATATCAATCGATCTGTTCCGGTTAAAGAGTCATCGAACAACAGTAAAGCCAGAGAAAAGAGACGTGTTCAAAAAG GCACAATACTGTCTCCTTTAGGAGTGGTATCTACACAAAGTCGTAATAGCAGTTCTATAGCGGCTGAAGTACACGATGATGACCGGCTAAACGTGAAACAATCACAGTCTAAAGACCAGTTCAACATTGTTGGACGAG GTATGTTCGATACTCAGAGTAATGCTTCGGCTTCGATGGCGAATTTAAACGGCGATCGCGGTGAACGACGATCGAAATCGGATAACACGGCGCCACTCAGCGGCGTCGTCGGAATTAAAGTAAAACAGGATTCGTTCGAAGACCAGGACCCTGATTCAGACGAG GATGTTCTCGACATGGCGATGTCGAGAACGCTTCGCGAAAGTTTAGCGAAGAAAAAACAGCAGAAAGAAGAGGCTGAATTATTGCAACAACAGAAATGGGAATTAGAACAGGAAGAACGACGTCAGAAATTGGAGGAACAACGTAAATTAGTGGAAGAAGAGCGTAAAAAAGCTAAAGAGCGTCAACAGAGTAGATTACGTCGGTTGAGTGGAAGCAGTTCTAGAGAATTAGGTTTAGAACCGA ATCCATTAGATTTGTCCATCTCCGGAAATTCATCTCAACAACAGACGACACCCTCACCTTCTAGTCGTGGTAGTGATGGAAAACCACCAGCTCCTACCCCTCGTAAAAGACA GTCTAGTGTCCAACCTGGTCATAGTACAGTTAGTCCGCAATCTACGTCCAGACAGCTATCGATGGAGTCCGACTCTCAGGAAGAATTGAAGCCGTTCAAGAAACCGGAGGAAGCTCTTCGCGATGCGCAGAGATTTATTCAACAGGAAGACTG GGAAACGAAATGTTCAGCGATGAATAATATCCGTAGATTGGCAGTTTATCATCCAAATGTCTTAACGCAATCCTTACATGCAGTTGTTGTTGCTCTTACTGCTGAG GTTAAAAATCTCCGATCTCAAGTATCGAGATTAGCGATAACTACATTCGCCGAATTGTTCTCTTGTCTGAAGAAAGCTATGGATTCGGATTTGGATAACGTGACGAAAATATTACTAGCTAAAAGCGGCGACAGTAATAGTTTCATACGTGAGGATGTCGAGAAAGCTTTGAAGGCGATGGTTGATAACGTGACTCCACAAAGGGCTTTATCAGCTCTGATCAATGGTGGAGCCAG TCATAAAAATGTTGCAGTTCGAAGAACGACGGCTCAGGTTCTGTGCGAAATTATCGAGAAAATGGGACCCGGGCGAATATTGAGCGGGATAAAGGACGTTACTGATCGCGTGCTGCCGACTACAGGACAGTTTATAACTGATGGCTCACCAGAAACCAG GTATTACGGTCGTAGGATATTCTACATGCTCATGTCTCATCAAGATTTTAACAAGATGTTAAACAAACACGTACAAGGACCTACGCTGCGAAATGTACAAGACGTGATTGAGAATCTTCGAACGAAA GGTTTAGGAGATAAACCGGTGGACAGTACATCTGCCCGATCACGCAGATCAGGACAAGGTACTAGATCTGGTTCTCTAAGTCGTGGTAGTTCAGCTAGTAG tGGTATTGATGGTTTAGCCAGTGCTGGTCACCGGCCGAAGAGAACCGATGATGCTACATTAGAGGAGATTAAAGAAATGAATGGTCAACTATCAGCTAATGATTGGAAGGATCGGTATAAAGGCATTCAGAGAATGTTAGACATGGTCGAGAATAACACTGACGTCGTAGGGAATAATATTGTCAAG atTTATGATCGATTCATGCCTAGATTACAAGATTCCAACAGTAAAGTGAATTTATTCGCCTTACAAACTCAGTTGCAACTGATTCCACTGCTGAAAGATTACCTGCCACAGGTGATCAATATGCTCATACCAAACGTGG
- the LOC141901760 gene encoding TOG array regulator of axonemal microtubules protein 1-like isoform X2 → MAGTRMQVCRPLAQQPTTTTRRYLPSVKDDALLVNSIVNGINYRDMEENMLIHQLSDVNYSNKAELLDNLRTSVRRNGGRLPISDQMSAFKAFSMALMDSGWEIRHKCVQLIHELIPQLGEDLDNLMAVLLPKLVPNLGDKTTAVRRAVIQTLHVYMKHTYSIYSVFHAIVQHGLESDVTRIKKQSVEALPMLFTPEFCHEDFFEIAQSLTRRLVDNSTGDNTLQDIALLSLEKIRELVGNDVFNSYINKLSPPLKSYYTKLTNQENGIGSDESHHHAVVPPQKANSTNYYEDDFFDQPSYRDYYSDNPDHSQHNHDHMYSSIDDRSSGGNAGIYYSLQSYEFGIVPSHIMNQLEDQENFRKRAQAVEELRNIVQDLRGTSALQPHILSFISFLNNLLDDSNFKITTVTLDIIALLVNKLSLAVKPHLKHVVTVLTKRMGDNKIVVRSAIMRVVMQLMHILSPKPVLTVICENLLHRNSRVRQETLNIVISSLLTFPSVDFDLPALCETIAPTLVDAKRQVRQAALESFAVLAQAMGAGKLGPLVQAVDNVELGYDGEGVMAAVQARLARRQLPRLNTDGLVDYATPAPTSATTRGATVAPQGADIDWIMAASGGMGSARSSVRSSESIELESVSGSARSTPVNVGPTPRRFYSAGRGKTKLPWEEEDERVSTSVDHPTTAPAHQSRDEPTQGPPLVPKNTWGNSDSPKSTRRSSRKQEKVDSSIDHPIPNTSSGTPNSYKQIYLSKIRRGSDGGKVKKTDRSDNPLTDRGLPLGVPSTPNKKILSIDDLGDNVNSFSNSYWPEDNAKPYRKILDPIQTPDSGLNSDWSEQGTDNKGENDVSPVPLKPTLVRSSSSRRAKVPPIRGSPTAKGEDDSAYSPSIRSSRNFNSTEKPHEEIDTALKQIRNSASKKRAEKLFEKLEKQNSKTSDLGSPSSSPPPLPSPQKNTARKSESVKKNEPSTERKPQPRVSNPQERDTSSLKTDYSALSGATFRENPNSDVKIVGRGFNDELSSPDNKSSTDINRSVPVKESSNNSKAREKRRVQKGVVSTQSRNSSSIAAEVHDDDRLNVKQSQSKDQFNIVGRGMFDTQSNASASMANLNGDRGERRSKSDNTAPLSGVVGIKVKQDSFEDQDPDSDEDVLDMAMSRTLRESLAKKKQQKEEAELLQQQKWELEQEERRQKLEEQRKLVEEERKKAKERQQSRLRRLSGSSSRELGLEPNPLDLSISGNSSQQQTTPSPSSRGSDGKPPAPTPRKRQSSVQPGHSTVSPQSTSRQLSMESDSQEELKPFKKPEEALRDAQRFIQQEDWETKCSAMNNIRRLAVYHPNVLTQSLHAVVVALTAEVKNLRSQVSRLAITTFAELFSCLKKAMDSDLDNVTKILLAKSGDSNSFIREDVEKALKAMVDNVTPQRALSALINGGASHKNVAVRRTTAQVLCEIIEKMGPGRILSGIKDVTDRVLPTTGQFITDGSPETRYYGRRIFYMLMSHQDFNKMLNKHVQGPTLRNVQDVIENLRTKGLGDKPVDSTSARSRRSGQGTRSGSLSRGSSASSGIDGLASAGHRPKRTDDATLEEIKEMNGQLSANDWKDRYKGIQRMLDMVENNTDVVGNNIVKIYDRFMPRLQDSNSKVNLFALQTQLQLIPLLKDYLPQVINMLIPNVANNLSSKNKDIYTTAVEILDGLVEYMDGSVLLSPFVNLATQGNPRIKPDMVEKVSYLVPRVYSRKQKHVVNHVFPLVWSLLGSATGSGAVHGATGNIHKATAKLVNSLYAQMGQSFLDHASSNPNITGRNLKQLQDMIDNPP, encoded by the exons ATGGCGGGGACTCGAATGCAAGTGTGCCGACCACTGGCTCAACAACCAACCACCACGACGAGAAGATATCTACCTAGCGTTAAAGATGACGCTTTGCTCGTAAACTCCATTGTGAACGGTATTAATTACAGAGACATGGAAGAGAATATGTTGATCCACCAGTTATCCGACGTAAACTACAGTAACAAAGCCGAACTTCTCGACAATCTGAGAACGAGCGTCCGTCGAAATGGCGGACGTCTACCGATCTCCGATCAGATGTCCGCGTTTAAAGCGTTCTCGATGGCGCTCATGGACAGCGGTTGGGAAATTCGTCACAAGTGCGTACAACTGATTCACGAATTGATACCTCAGTTAGGCGAGGATTTAGATAACCTGATGGCCGTACTGCTGCCGAAACTCGTACCGAATCTCGGCGATAAAACGACGGCGGTTCGACGAGCCGTGATTCAAACGCTACACGTTTATATGAAACATACATACAGTATATACAGCGTGTTTCACGCGATCGTTCAACACGGACTGGAGAGCGACGTTACTCGTATTAAGAAACAATCGGTCGAAGCGCTTCCTATGTTGTTCACCCCTGAATTTTGCCACGAAGACTTTTTCGAAATTGCTCAGTCATTAACGCGACGTTTGGTCGACAATTCGACGGGCGATAACACGCTGCAGGACATCGCGTTGTTGTCGTTGGAGAAAATCCGCGAATTAGTCGGCAACGACGTGTTTAATTCGTACATTAATAAACTTTCGCCGCCGTTAAAAAGTTATTACACGAAATTAACGAATCAGGAAAACGGAATCGGCAGCGATGAATCGCACCATCACGCGGTCGTGCCACCGCAGAAAGCGAACAGCACAAATTACTACGAAGATGATTTCTTCGATCAGCCGTCCTATAGAGATTATTATTCCGATAATCCCGATCATTCGCAGCATAATCACGATCATATGTATTCGTCTATCGACGACCGAAGCAGCGGCGGCAACGCGGGAATCTATTATTCGTTACAGTCGTACGAATTCGGTATCGTGCCTAGTCACATCATGAATCAACTTGAGGACCAAGAGAACTTTCGTAAACGCGCTCAAGCGGTTGAAGAACTGCGCAACATCGTTCAAGACCTCCGAGGAACGAGCGCTCTTCAGCCGCATATTCTATCGTTCATTAGCTTTCTAAATAACTTATTGGATGattcgaatttcaaaataacgacCGTTACGTTAGATATAATCGCGTTGCTCGTGAATAAGTTGAGTTTGGCCGTGAAGCCGCACTTGAAACACGTCGTAACCGTTTTAACGAAACGTATGGGTGATAATAAAATAGTAGTCAGATCGGCGATTATGCGAGTTGTGATGCAACTCATGCATATTTTATCTCCGAAGCCAGTACTAACTGTGATATGTGAAAATTTGTTACATCGAAATTCTCGGGTGCGCCAGGAAACGTTGAATATCGTGATCTCGTCTTTGTTGACGTTTCCGAGCGTCGATTTCGATTTGCCGGCTCTTTGCGAGACGATCGCGCCGACTCTGGTCGACGCGAAACGTCAAGTTCGACAAGCCGCTTTAGAATCTTTTGCCGTTTTAGCTCAAGCGATGGGAGCCGGTAAACTGGGACCGTTGGTTCAAGCGGTGGATAACGTCGAGTTGGGATACGACGGAGAAGGCGTCATGGCCGCAGTTCAAGCTCGATTGGCGCGCAGACAACTACCGCGCCTGAATACGGACGGACTGGTCGATTACGCGACTCCTGCTCCTACCTCGGCGACTACTCGTGGTGCTACCGTCGCTCCTCAAGGAGCCGATATTGATTGGATAATGGCCGCGTCGGGAGGTATGGGATCGGCCCGTTCGTCCGTACGGTCCAGTGAAAGTATCGAATTGGAATCTGTGTCAGGATCGGCGAGGTCGACCCCGGTGAACGTCGGCCCGACTCCTCGTCGGTTTTACAGCGCTGGTCGCGGTAAAACTAAGTTACCGTGGGAGGAAGAGGACGAACGCGTATCGACGTCGGTTGATCATCCAACCACTGCCCCGGCTCATCAG TCTCGTGATGAACCTACTCAAGGCCCACCTCTGGTTCCGAAAAACACTTGGGGAAACTCTGATAGTCCTAAGTCGACAAGACGTAGTTCTCGTAAACAGGAGAAAGTTGATTCCAGTATCGACCATCCAATACCGAATACATCGTCTGGAACACCTA ATTCTTATAAGCAAATATATTTGAGTAAAATAAGAAGAGGCTCAGATGGTGGAAAAGTGAAGAAAACTGATCGCAGTGATAATCCATTAACTGATAGAG GTCTACCTCTCGGAGTTCCATCAACGCCTAACAAGAAAATACTTTCAATCGACGATCTCGGGGATAATGTAAATAGTTTCTCTAATTCGTATTGGCCGGAAGACAATGCTAAACCGTACAGAAAAATCCTCGATCCAATCCAGA CGCCTGACAGTGGATTAAACAGTGACTGGTCAGAACAAGGAACTGATAATAAAG GTGAAAATGACGTGTCGCCAGTGCCTTTGAAACCAACACTCGTGAGAAGTTCATCTTCTCGTCGGGCTAAAGTGCCGCCAATTCGTGGCAGTCCTACTGCTAAAGGCGAAGATGATAGTGCCTATTCACCTAGTATCAGAAGTTCAAGGAATTTCAACTCGACTGAAAAACCGCATGAAGAG ATCGATACTGCTTTAAAACAGATTCGCAATAGCGCGTCGAAGAAACGAGCTGAAAAACTATTCGAAAAATTGGAGAAACAGAATTCAAAGACCAGTGACTTGGGAAGTCCGTCTTCTTCCCCTCCGCCCTTGCCATCACCGCAGAAGAACACTGCTCGCAAATCAGAATCTGT tAAAAAGAATGAACCATCCACAGAACGTAAGCCTCAGCCACGTGTTTCAAATCCCCAGGAGCGGGATACTAGTTCACTGAAGACGGACTACAGCGCGTTAAGTGGTGCGACATTTCGCGAAAACCCCAATTCGGATGTTAAAATAGTCGGGCGTGGATTTAACGATGAGTTGTCGTCACCTGACAATAAATCATCTACAGATATCAATCGATCTGTTCCGGTTAAAGAGTCATCGAACAACAGTAAAGCCAGAGAAAAGAGACGTGTTCAAAAAG GAGTGGTATCTACACAAAGTCGTAATAGCAGTTCTATAGCGGCTGAAGTACACGATGATGACCGGCTAAACGTGAAACAATCACAGTCTAAAGACCAGTTCAACATTGTTGGACGAG GTATGTTCGATACTCAGAGTAATGCTTCGGCTTCGATGGCGAATTTAAACGGCGATCGCGGTGAACGACGATCGAAATCGGATAACACGGCGCCACTCAGCGGCGTCGTCGGAATTAAAGTAAAACAGGATTCGTTCGAAGACCAGGACCCTGATTCAGACGAG GATGTTCTCGACATGGCGATGTCGAGAACGCTTCGCGAAAGTTTAGCGAAGAAAAAACAGCAGAAAGAAGAGGCTGAATTATTGCAACAACAGAAATGGGAATTAGAACAGGAAGAACGACGTCAGAAATTGGAGGAACAACGTAAATTAGTGGAAGAAGAGCGTAAAAAAGCTAAAGAGCGTCAACAGAGTAGATTACGTCGGTTGAGTGGAAGCAGTTCTAGAGAATTAGGTTTAGAACCGA ATCCATTAGATTTGTCCATCTCCGGAAATTCATCTCAACAACAGACGACACCCTCACCTTCTAGTCGTGGTAGTGATGGAAAACCACCAGCTCCTACCCCTCGTAAAAGACA GTCTAGTGTCCAACCTGGTCATAGTACAGTTAGTCCGCAATCTACGTCCAGACAGCTATCGATGGAGTCCGACTCTCAGGAAGAATTGAAGCCGTTCAAGAAACCGGAGGAAGCTCTTCGCGATGCGCAGAGATTTATTCAACAGGAAGACTG GGAAACGAAATGTTCAGCGATGAATAATATCCGTAGATTGGCAGTTTATCATCCAAATGTCTTAACGCAATCCTTACATGCAGTTGTTGTTGCTCTTACTGCTGAG GTTAAAAATCTCCGATCTCAAGTATCGAGATTAGCGATAACTACATTCGCCGAATTGTTCTCTTGTCTGAAGAAAGCTATGGATTCGGATTTGGATAACGTGACGAAAATATTACTAGCTAAAAGCGGCGACAGTAATAGTTTCATACGTGAGGATGTCGAGAAAGCTTTGAAGGCGATGGTTGATAACGTGACTCCACAAAGGGCTTTATCAGCTCTGATCAATGGTGGAGCCAG TCATAAAAATGTTGCAGTTCGAAGAACGACGGCTCAGGTTCTGTGCGAAATTATCGAGAAAATGGGACCCGGGCGAATATTGAGCGGGATAAAGGACGTTACTGATCGCGTGCTGCCGACTACAGGACAGTTTATAACTGATGGCTCACCAGAAACCAG GTATTACGGTCGTAGGATATTCTACATGCTCATGTCTCATCAAGATTTTAACAAGATGTTAAACAAACACGTACAAGGACCTACGCTGCGAAATGTACAAGACGTGATTGAGAATCTTCGAACGAAA GGTTTAGGAGATAAACCGGTGGACAGTACATCTGCCCGATCACGCAGATCAGGACAAGGTACTAGATCTGGTTCTCTAAGTCGTGGTAGTTCAGCTAGTAG tGGTATTGATGGTTTAGCCAGTGCTGGTCACCGGCCGAAGAGAACCGATGATGCTACATTAGAGGAGATTAAAGAAATGAATGGTCAACTATCAGCTAATGATTGGAAGGATCGGTATAAAGGCATTCAGAGAATGTTAGACATGGTCGAGAATAACACTGACGTCGTAGGGAATAATATTGTCAAG atTTATGATCGATTCATGCCTAGATTACAAGATTCCAACAGTAAAGTGAATTTATTCGCCTTACAAACTCAGTTGCAACTGATTCCACTGCTGAAAGATTACCTGCCACAGGTGATCAATATGCTCATACCAAACGTGG